One Silene latifolia isolate original U9 population chromosome 4, ASM4854445v1, whole genome shotgun sequence DNA segment encodes these proteins:
- the LOC141652416 gene encoding methylthioribose kinase-like has product MAVNDFRQLDKVSLGEYIKATPCLSSKLSNKVDDMQIQAVDEGLMNFVYIVKSSGGSMVIKQALPYIRSMGESMPQSKERAKYEAKALQVYASLCPSHVPQLYHFDPWLSLIAIKYLEPPHILLTKGLIAGIQYPLLAESISEFFTRVFFHSSLLYTSQHDHERAVAEFYGNVEMIKLMEQLTFCPFEESEYNSWTSPQLDLDVKAVQEDDAIKLQVAQLKSIFCEKTQALIHGDFHAGSVMVTQNSVQVIDPEFAFYGPMGYDIGTFFRNLIVSFFAQDGLATHQNDRQNYKTWLLETLEKTWTLFELKFIKLWVEHNDCSAAAEVILQKKYMEDVFQDALGFCAAYLIASVIRVCTMEEFECIDNVSKKAECERNTLNFGRMLLTERSKFKSIGQVVSSLKQYMLQYPSSFRSRC; this is encoded by the exons ATGGCGGTCAACGATTTCCGGCAGCTAGATAAAGTGTCGCTGGGGGAATACATAAAGGCCACGCCATGCCTGTCCTCCAAGTTAAGCAACAAAGTTGATGATATGCAGATTCAAGCCGTGGACGAAGGCTTAATGAATTTCGTCTACATTGTCAAGAGTTCCGGGGGATCTATGGTCATCAAACAG GCTCTTCCATACATCCGTTCCATGGGGGAATCAATGCCACAAAGTAAGGAGCGTGCCAAATACGAAGCAAAGGCATTGCAAGTTTATGCTTCCCTATGCCCTTCTCATGTTCCACAGCTTTACCACTTTGATCCTTGGCTTAGTTTGATTGCCATCAAGTATTTGGAGCCACCACACATTCTCCTGACCAAGGGTTTAATTGCTGGAATTCAGTATCCTCTGCTTGCCGAGAGTATATCAGAATTCTTCACCCGTGTGTTTTTCCATTCTTCCCTTCTTTATACAAGCCAACATGATCACGAACGTGCTG TTGCTGAATTCTATGGGAATGTGGAAATGATTAAGCTAATGGAACAGCTTACTTTCTGCCCATTTGAAGAGTCGGAATATAATAGTTGGACATCTCCTCAACTTGATCTTGATGTCAAAGCGGTTCAGGAAGATGATGCCATTAAACTTCAAGTTGCTCAACTGAAATCCAT ATTTTGTGAAAAGACTCAAGCACTGATTCATGGAGATTTTCATGCTGGTTCCGTAATGGTTACCCAAAATTCAGTTCAGGTGATAGACCCTGAATTTGCATTTTATGGGCCGATGGGGTATGATATAGGAACCTTTTTCAGAAATCTTATTGTATCTTTCTTTGCACAAGATGGACTTGCTACTCATCAGAATGATCGTCAG AACTACAAGACATGGTTGCTGGAAACCTTGGAAAAAACCTGGACACTTTTCGAGCTAAAGTTTATTAAACTCTGGGTTGAACACAATGATTGTTCCGCTGCTGCTGAAGTTATACTTCAAAAAAAATATATGGAAGATGTATTTCAAGACGCCCTTGGCTTTTGCGCAGCTTATTTGATAGC GTCGGTTATTCGTGTATGTACAATGGAGGAGTTTGAATGCATCGATAATGTAAGCAAGAAGGCGGAGTGCGAGAGGAACACACTCAACTTTGGAAGGATGCTTCTAACAGAGAGGAGCAAATTTAAATCCATTGGTCAAGTAGTTTCATCCCTTAAGCAATACATGCTTCAGTATCCCTCATCATTCCGGTCTCGATGTTAA